The genomic stretch CTAATTTGTCTAAAGAAGATGAGAAAAAATTAAGACGTACATTAGTTGAAAGAGCATTGAAAGCTTTAACAACTCCTGTAGATACACAAACAGTTTTTGAAGATTAATTTGAAAATTGAGAATATTTATATATACTATTATATATAAATAAAAAATAATTTATTAAATAAAAATAAAGGGGGAGTACAAATATTTAACTATACTTGTATGTCCCCCATTATTTCATTTGTATAAATAAAAATAAATATTGGAGATTAAAAAGATGAGTTATGCTGTATTAAAAGCTGCTGCTTATGCTATAGTACATGCACCTGATATGGTGGTTAATAATGGTACTACGCAGACAGTTGAAAGAGAAGTTAATCCTGATTCGGACTATTTGAAAAAACTTAAAGAACATCTCAGACCTTTTGAAGATGTTGTAAATTATGCTCCTAACCAAACTTATATTGGTAATCTTCACCCTGAAGAATTAAAAAAACTTGCATCTCAGGTTTCTGATGAAGTTAAAAAAGCTGGAGGAAGCTGGATAGGTGTGCCTTGTAAAGGTGAAAGAAACGGTAAATTCGGTGAAATTTTTGCTGAAGATGAATTCATTTTTATGATGAAAATATCTGATGTATTTGAATTGGTATATTTGGAAGCTGAATTTGAGAAAAAAATGAGAGATGCTTATATTGCTTCGGAATCTAAATATAAAACAGAAGAAGAAATTAAAAAAGATTTAGCTCAGGTAAAATGTGAGACTAAAATCGATGAAATAGAAAGATTAATAAAAGAGGAACATGCTGAAGGTTTATATTTCAATGAAAAATTAGTAGGCTGTATTAAAAGAGCACATGATGTTGATATTAACTTAAGTGCACATGTTATTTTTGAAAACTTAGCAGTTAAAGCTTCTGGTATTATGGCTTTAAAAGAACTTATCAGAAAGAAAAACATTGATCCTAAAACAATTGATTTGGTTATAGAATGTTCTGAAGAGGCTTGCGGCGATATGAACCAAAGAGGAGGCGGTAACTTCGCTAAAAGTATAGCTGAAATTGCTGGAATACCTAATGCTACAGGTTTTGATATTAGAGGATTCTGTGCTGCTCCTTCACATGCTTTGGTAACTGCTGCTTCTTTAGTTAAAGCTGGTTCTTATAAAAATGTAGTAATAGTTGCAGGCGGTGCTACTGCTAAATTGGGTATGAATGGTAAAAGCCATGTAACTAAAAATCTTCCTATCATCGAAGATATATTAGGTGCTTTTGCTGTACTTATCAGTGAGAATGACGGAGTACACCCTATAATAAGAACAGATGTACTTGGAAGACATACTGTTGCTACTGGTTCTGCTCCTCAGGCAGTTATGACATCTTTGATAGTAAATCCGCTAGAAAAAGCAAACTTAAAAGTTACAGATATAGATAAATATACCGTAGAAATGCAGAACCCTGATGTAACTAAACCTGCAGGTGCTGGTGATGTTCCAGAGGCTAATTATAAAATGATAGCAGCTATTGGTGTTAAGAAAGGCGACTTAGAAAGAAGCCAAATAGCTGAATTTGTTGATAAAAATGGTATGTCTGGCTGGGCTCCAACTCAAGGTCATATACCATCTGGAGTACCTTATTTGGGTTATGCTATTGAAGACATTATGGCTGGTAAAATTAATCGTGTAATGCTTATAGGTAAAGGTTCATTATTTTTAGGAAGAATGACTAATCTTTTTGACGGTATATCTGTTATTATCGAAAAAAACAGCGGTGATAAAGGTACAAGCGAAGGTGTTTCAAAAGAAGAAGTTAATAAACTTATTGCTAATGCTATGAGAGATTTCGCTAAAAGTATGTTAGGTGAGTAAGGAGGTATTAGATGAGTGATGCTTCTAATTCAGCTATAAAATCTATGATAGGTGAAACCTTCCTTTCACTTGCTAATGCTTTAGAAACAGGACAATTCGGAAAAAAAGTACGTGTTGGTATTACAAATAGAGGTTCTGAGCATGGGGCAGAGGCTGTATCTCTTGGCGGCGTTATAGCTATGAACAGAAACAAAAATGTTGAAGTTGTTTTAATTGGTGAGAAAAATTCTACTGGACTTCAAACAATAGAAACTGACTGCGATGAGAAGGCTCATAAAATAATGGAAGAAATGCTCTCTAAAGGAGAATTAGATGCTTGTGTTACTATGCATTATCCTTTCCCTATAGGAGTATCTACTGTAGGAAGAGTTATATCTCAGGCTAATGGAAAAGAAACATATATAGCTACTACTACAGGAACTTCTGCTACTGTTAGAGATCAGGCTATGTTTAAAAATGCTATTTACGGAATAATAACAGCAAAAGCATGCGGTATTAAAGAACCAACAGTTGGTATACTTAATATTGATTCTGCACGTACTGTAGAGAGAGCTTTGAAAGAATTGGCTTCTAATGGATATAATATAA from Brachyspira murdochii DSM 12563 encodes the following:
- the grdC gene encoding glycine/sarcosine/betaine reductase complex component C subunit beta → MSYAVLKAAAYAIVHAPDMVVNNGTTQTVEREVNPDSDYLKKLKEHLRPFEDVVNYAPNQTYIGNLHPEELKKLASQVSDEVKKAGGSWIGVPCKGERNGKFGEIFAEDEFIFMMKISDVFELVYLEAEFEKKMRDAYIASESKYKTEEEIKKDLAQVKCETKIDEIERLIKEEHAEGLYFNEKLVGCIKRAHDVDINLSAHVIFENLAVKASGIMALKELIRKKNIDPKTIDLVIECSEEACGDMNQRGGGNFAKSIAEIAGIPNATGFDIRGFCAAPSHALVTAASLVKAGSYKNVVIVAGGATAKLGMNGKSHVTKNLPIIEDILGAFAVLISENDGVHPIIRTDVLGRHTVATGSAPQAVMTSLIVNPLEKANLKVTDIDKYTVEMQNPDVTKPAGAGDVPEANYKMIAAIGVKKGDLERSQIAEFVDKNGMSGWAPTQGHIPSGVPYLGYAIEDIMAGKINRVMLIGKGSLFLGRMTNLFDGISVIIEKNSGDKGTSEGVSKEEVNKLIANAMRDFAKSMLGE